In Zingiber officinale cultivar Zhangliang chromosome 1A, Zo_v1.1, whole genome shotgun sequence, a genomic segment contains:
- the LOC122002838 gene encoding polyamine oxidase 3-like: protein MVLKYILVCILLLHINIYIYIYIDLNFLAASFYQKTEARQSRSPSAIVIGGEFAGIAAAHALKNAAFQVVLLESRDRIGGRVHTNYSFGFPVDMGAAWLHGVCNENPLASWIGRFGLPIYRTSGDNSVLYDHDLESYALFDDDGHQVPQDLVEKVGKVFETILEEANKLRYETNEDMSIAQAIKLVMERHSI, encoded by the exons atggTGTTAAAATATATTCTAGTTTGCATTTTACTGCTTCACATCaacatatatatctatatatatattgacttaaattttcttgcagcaTCATTCTATCAGAAGACTGAAGCAAGGCAATCTCGCTCTCCTTCTGCCATTGTCATTGGTGGTGAATTTGCAGGGATTGCAGCTGCTCATGCACTGAAAAATGCAGCTTTTCAG GTTGTGCTTTTAGAATCTCGGGATAGAATTGGTGGTCGAGTTCACACTAACTACTCATTTGGTTTTCCTGTTGACATGGGAGCAGCCTG GTTGCATGGTGTCTGCAACGAGAATCCATTGGCATCTTGGATTGGAAGATTTGGTCTACCAATTTATCGAACTTCTGGTGACAATTCTGTCTTGTATGATCATGACTTGGAGAG CTATGCACTCTTTGATGATGATGGACATCAAGTGCCTCAAGATCTAGTGGAAAAAGTTGGTAAGGTGTTTGAAACCATTCTGGAAGAG GCTAACAAACTCAGGTATGAAACAAATGAAGACATGTCTATAGCACAGGCTATTAAGCTAGTCATGGAGAGGCATTCAATATGA